In one window of Nitrospiria bacterium DNA:
- a CDS encoding toxin-antitoxin system, antitoxin component, translated as MPTKNPRVNVVLEKPLYRRIEHLAKRDGISLSLKVRDLVKEALEIEEDLALSVLAEKREKTFRRSTALKHDEVW; from the coding sequence ATGCCCACTAAGAATCCCCGGGTCAACGTCGTGCTGGAGAAGCCGCTCTATCGCCGGATTGAGCATCTGGCCAAACGGGATGGGATTTCCCTTTCCTTAAAGGTGCGGGATCTGGTCAAAGAGGCACTGGAGATCGAAGAGGATCTGGCCTTGTCCGTCCTGGCGGAGAAGCGGGAGAAGACCTTCCGCCGATCCACCGCGCTCAAGCACGATGAGGTCTGGTAG